Part of the Syngnathus typhle isolate RoL2023-S1 ecotype Sweden linkage group LG17, RoL_Styp_1.0, whole genome shotgun sequence genome is shown below.
CAGCGGGGTTCTGGACCGGTGAGGCAGCGGCCCCTGTTGTGCCGCGGGGAGGCGGGCTGGACGCCGCTCGGGGGGTCACCACAGCCGGAGAGCCGGGACCCAAGTCGATCAGGTTGTCATCTGTCTCCTCACCCAAAATCTGGGGAGCAACCCAACACCAGGCTTACAACATGGCAACAACTGTGTTATCGGCGGGCCTGTCAGAGGCCAAAGATCCTTTCTCACGGCCAGTTGCAAGCTggggctttggcgccatcttttgGCATCTCAAAGCATCAGAGAAAGCGCCCCCACACAGATGGGCAAATTTTTCACAGAATATTGGAGTTAAGTtcaacaaaagaaataaaaactgtgAATTCGTGACTAGCGAAGCACAATTTGTGGGCAAAGAAACAACAATGAAGGCATTCAGAGCACATAGTGGCCATACTCACCCCTTTGTTGTTAGCGCCCCTCCCCGACCTGCAGCGCTCATACCTGAAAGCAGCACAACCGAATTTAGCTGCACATTTTTCCAAACGACGACCCATGTTGAGCACACAGCATCTTTTGAAGCAAACGCACCTCTCGTATCGGATGAAGATGTTGTTGAGGTCGTCGTTGACGTGCAGCAGCTCCTCGGTCACTTCCTCGTTGGACACGCGTGAGATGAGTTCAACGACTCTTTGCTGCATGGCTCTGCATGTCCTGTGCAGCTCCTTGGCAAAAGGGGGTGCAGACAGACGAGTGGGTGAAGCGAAAGAATACATGACAAGGAATAAAAAGGTTTGGACCTTAGCACACTACTCCCCTTGGTGGTTGACACAAGCAGAGTTTTCTTATTTAACATTGTAATATAAATCCTCCATCCAACCTGAAGCAGTTCTAGATCGGGTCCATCTTCCTGGCCAGGGACCATCTCCGTCAGCATCTCCGACAAGACTTTGATGTTGCCTCTCACTATGTCCAACTCGCTACGTAAGCGCGCCACCTGCGGGCCAAGACAGGCAACAATCACTTGACGTCGTCAATGTGGGCAAACGGGCAATGCAAGGAGGGCGACGAGTCGACGTCACCTGTTGGGGGGTCGCCGTGATGGGGTCGTGTGGAGACCCTTGCCTGGCGGCTAGGTCGGTGGCGGTGCTTGCAGGTGCCAGGTACTTGATGATGGCCGGGTCCACCTCCGGCGTGCCCTGGAAGGAGAAACGGGAGATCAAAGTCGACATGTTCCGCGTGTGTCTTTCCAAATTTGGTTCGGTACCCGCTGCGGCGTGTGGATGGGCGACAGTGCGTCCAAATCGGCCATGGGGAACTCCGTGCCCTTCCGCTTCAGTTCTTCATAAATGTGGACCACCCCGGTAAGATCAGGACTACTCCGGAAGGCGTCGGCCCAGGCCTGCCCAGGTGAGAGTAAAATGCTTGATTGCAGCTGGCAACATGGCCGCTTTGGAAATGTCCCGCTAATATAAAAATGTGTTGGCTCTTGCCAAATCAAActacttgaagaaaaaaatgtttttgattaattttatattcataaGATTCAAATATGTTGCCATTATTTCATCCCTctgcagaataaaataaaacgtaTTTTTAACACTGGCTGCTGTGCCTGTATCAGCGACAACACTTTGTCTTGCACGATGGTCGGAGGATTGGCCTTCGGCGAGATGATTTTCACCAAAACGCCATCGATGAAATCTCGGCTGGCCACCTGCAGGTGAAACCTGTGGCCGCAGTTCTTCACGCACGTCTCCACGACCTAGCGAGTCGCGCAAGATCGTGAAATACATGCCGCAGGAAAAGATGCGAATTACCGTCAGTGCGAAAAGGTGCGATTTACCGTCAGCGCCAGCAAGAC
Proteins encoded:
- the LOC133169914 gene encoding TOM1-like protein 2 isoform X1 — protein: MSAQSGLFAVNMEFLLGNPYSTPVGQCIERATEGGLQNEDWALNMEICDIINETDEGPKDAMRALRKRLGGNKNYREVLLALTVVETCVKNCGHRFHLQVASRDFIDGVLVKIISPKANPPTIVQDKVLSLIQAWADAFRSSPDLTGVVHIYEELKRKGTEFPMADLDALSPIHTPQRGTPEVDPAIIKYLAPASTATDLAARQGSPHDPITATPQQVARLRSELDIVRGNIKVLSEMLTEMVPGQEDGPDLELLQELHRTCRAMQQRVVELISRVSNEEVTEELLHVNDDLNNIFIRYERYERCRSGRGANNKGILGEETDDNLIDLGPGSPAVVTPRAASSPPPRGTTGAAASPVQNPAVGSLSSALGGLDVSPASPPSRNRDDFDMFAQTRSSSLAEQRKNVKYEDPRAVGGLASALDVREHNAGGLRVEGYAGTPADQELPIDSWLITQGMIPVSQSSVMDDIEEWLSADVKGDLDEGVTSEEFDKFLEERAKASDTSPPGDNPAHPALPAPVASHKKAERTEDALFAL
- the LOC133169914 gene encoding TOM1-like protein 2 isoform X2; translation: MSAQSGLFAVNMEFLLGNPYSTPVGQCIERATEGGLQNEDWALNMEICDIINETDEGPKDAMRALRKRLGGNKNYREVLLALTVVETCVKNCGHRFHLQVASRDFIDGVLVKIISPKANPPTIVQDKVLSLIQAWADAFRSSPDLTGVVHIYEELKRKGTEFPMADLDALSPIHTPQRGTPEVDPAIIKYLAPASTATDLAARQGSPHDPITATPQQVARLRSELDIVRGNIKVLSEMLTEMVPGQEDGPDLELLQELHRTCRAMQQRVVELISRVSNEEVTEELLHVNDDLNNIFIRYERYERCRSGRGANNKGILGEETDDNLIDLGPGSPAVVTPRAASSPPPRGTTGAAASPVQNPAVGSLSSALGGLDVSPASPPSRNRDDFDMFAQTRSSSLAEQRKNVKYEDPRAVGGLASALDVREHNAGGKGDLDEGVTSEEFDKFLEERAKASDTSPPGDNPAHPALPAPVASHKKAERTEDALFAL